The Mytilus trossulus isolate FHL-02 chromosome 3, PNRI_Mtr1.1.1.hap1, whole genome shotgun sequence genome contains a region encoding:
- the LOC134712729 gene encoding peptide methionine sulfoxide reductase MsrB-like isoform X2 — MKFVYGLQSLIWMNILHLITAAKREPSPVLQKLQESCKTSGTCEVHIPKEELKSRLTPMQYHVTQEKGTEGKNAGQFVHNKAEGLYTCVVCGNQLFSSETKFNSGSGWPSFYNAIDNDRIKLVKDTSHGMQRLEAKCVDCGAHLGHVFDDGPKPSQVRYCVNSASMCFKKHTTV; from the exons ATGAAGTTTGTATACGGTCTTCAGTCATTGATCTGGATGAACATCTTGCATTTAATAACTGCAGCTAAACGAGAACCCTCCCCTGTTTTACAGAAATTACAGGAATCATGTAAAACATCAGGGACCTGTGAAGTACACATCCCTAAGGAGGAACTCAAATCCAGGTTAACTCCCATGCAGTATCATGTGACACAAGAAAAAGGAACTGAAGG GAAAAATGCTGGTCAGTTTGTGCACAACAAAGCAGAAGGACTGTATACCTGTGTGGTTTGTGGGAACCAGTTATTTTCGTCGgaaacaaagtttaattctgGATCAGGATGGCCTTCATTTTATAATGCTATAGACAATGATAGAATAAAGCTGGTAAAAGACACTTCACATG GTATGCAAAGATTAGAGGCTAAATGTGTAGACTGTGGTGCTCATTTAGGTCATGTATTTGATGACGGTCCAAAGCCATCACAAGTTAGATACTGTGTTAATTCTGCTTCCATGTGctttaaaaaacatacaactGTGTGA
- the LOC134712729 gene encoding peptide methionine sulfoxide reductase MsrB-like isoform X1 — translation MKFVYGLQSLIWMNILHLITAAKREPSPVLQKLQESCKTSGTCEVHIPKEELKSRLTPMQYHVTQEKGTEGKNAGQFVHNKAEGLYTCVVCGNQLFSSETKFNSGSGWPSFYNAIDNDRIKLVKDTSHGMVRVEVTCAKCGAHLGHVFDDGPPPTGNRYCMNSAALNFMKKEDIKLKSEL, via the exons ATGAAGTTTGTATACGGTCTTCAGTCATTGATCTGGATGAACATCTTGCATTTAATAACTGCAGCTAAACGAGAACCCTCCCCTGTTTTACAGAAATTACAGGAATCATGTAAAACATCAGGGACCTGTGAAGTACACATCCCTAAGGAGGAACTCAAATCCAGGTTAACTCCCATGCAGTATCATGTGACACAAGAAAAAGGAACTGAAGG GAAAAATGCTGGTCAGTTTGTGCACAACAAAGCAGAAGGACTGTATACCTGTGTGGTTTGTGGGAACCAGTTATTTTCGTCGgaaacaaagtttaattctgGATCAGGATGGCCTTCATTTTATAATGCTATAGACAATGATAGAATAAAGCTGGTAAAAGACACTTCACATG GTATGGTCAGAGTGGAAGTGACTTGTGCCAAATGTGGGGCACATTTAGGGCATGTATTTGATGATGGTCCCCCACCAACCGGAAACAGATACTGCATGAATTCTGCAGCTCTCAACTTTATGAAAAAAGAGGACATAAAACTAAAATcagaattatga